The following proteins come from a genomic window of Canis aureus isolate CA01 chromosome 3, VMU_Caureus_v.1.0, whole genome shotgun sequence:
- the PAFAH1B2 gene encoding platelet-activating factor acetylhydrolase IB subunit alpha2 isoform X1 produces MSQGDSNPAAIPHAAEDIQGDDRWMSQHNRFVLDCKDKEPDVLFVGDSMVQLMQQYEIWRELFSPLHALNFGIGGDTTRHVLWRLKNGELENIKPKVIVVWVGTNNHENTAEEVAGGIEAIVQLINTRQPQAKIIVLGLLPRGEKPNPLRQKNAKVNQLLKASLPKLANVQLLDTDGGFVHSDGAISCHDMFDFLHLTGGGYAKICKPLHELIMQLLEETPEEKQTTIA; encoded by the exons ATGAGCCAAGGAGACTCAAACCCAGCAGCTATACCACATGCAGCAGAAGATATTCAAGGAGATGACAGATGGATGTCTCAG CACAACAGATTTGTCCTGGACTGTAAAGACAAAGAGCCTGATGTACTGTTTGTGGGGGATTCCATGGTGCAGTTAATGCAGCAGTACGAG ataTGGCGAGAACTTTTTTCCCCACTTCATGCACTGAATTTTGGAATTGGAGGAGATACAACAAGACATGTTTTATGGAGACTAAAGAATGGAGAACTGGAGAATATTAAACCTAAG GTCATCGTTGTCTGGGTAGGAACAAACAACCATGAAAATACGGCGGAAGAAGTAGCAGGTGGAATCGAGGCCATCGTACAACTTATTAACACAAGGCAGCCACAGGCCAAAATCATTGTATTG GGTTTGTTACCTCGAGGTGAAAAGCCCAACCCATTGAGGCAAAAGAATGCCAAGGTGAACCAGCTCCTCAAGGCTTCCCTGCCGAAGCTCGCCAATGTCCAGCTCCTGGACACGGACGGGGGCTTCGTGCACTCGGACGGTGCCATCTCCTGCCACGACATGTTTGATTTTCTGCACCTCACGGGAGGGGGCTACGCGAAGATCTGCAAACCCCTGCATGAACTGATCATGCAGTTGTTGGAGGAGACCCCTGAGGAGAAACAGACCACCATCGCCTGA
- the PAFAH1B2 gene encoding platelet-activating factor acetylhydrolase IB subunit alpha2 isoform X2, with amino-acid sequence MVQLMQQYEIWRELFSPLHALNFGIGGDTTRHVLWRLKNGELENIKPKVIVVWVGTNNHENTAEEVAGGIEAIVQLINTRQPQAKIIVLGLLPRGEKPNPLRQKNAKVNQLLKASLPKLANVQLLDTDGGFVHSDGAISCHDMFDFLHLTGGGYAKICKPLHELIMQLLEETPEEKQTTIA; translated from the exons ATGGTGCAGTTAATGCAGCAGTACGAG ataTGGCGAGAACTTTTTTCCCCACTTCATGCACTGAATTTTGGAATTGGAGGAGATACAACAAGACATGTTTTATGGAGACTAAAGAATGGAGAACTGGAGAATATTAAACCTAAG GTCATCGTTGTCTGGGTAGGAACAAACAACCATGAAAATACGGCGGAAGAAGTAGCAGGTGGAATCGAGGCCATCGTACAACTTATTAACACAAGGCAGCCACAGGCCAAAATCATTGTATTG GGTTTGTTACCTCGAGGTGAAAAGCCCAACCCATTGAGGCAAAAGAATGCCAAGGTGAACCAGCTCCTCAAGGCTTCCCTGCCGAAGCTCGCCAATGTCCAGCTCCTGGACACGGACGGGGGCTTCGTGCACTCGGACGGTGCCATCTCCTGCCACGACATGTTTGATTTTCTGCACCTCACGGGAGGGGGCTACGCGAAGATCTGCAAACCCCTGCATGAACTGATCATGCAGTTGTTGGAGGAGACCCCTGAGGAGAAACAGACCACCATCGCCTGA